The DNA segment TCCACCGCTCTCGACCTGATCGTGAATATTGCGGTTGTACCACACTGCCTCTGCCTGCAAACCCTGCAGCACGGGGCTTTGACCATACGAGCCACTCGCCTCCACTGAGGAGCTCAACCATTCCTCTTCAGCCCCAGAGCTCTCCGACTGGGACAGACGAGTGTGACGGCGCAGCCTCCCAAACTGGACGTTGTCTCCACTAATGATGCCCCTCTCCAGGGCAGGAACACTACCCTGCCTGAAGGCTCCCATTGGTACAGCGTTCTGAGGGGCTCTGCTTTGCTGATGATTTTGACCAGACTGATCCATTTCTTTACTCGCTTGTCTTTTTTGGATTGTTTGGAGAGAAAAGAAGCAACAGGTGGAAACTAGAGCCATTAGTTCAGCGTGAAGGTGGTACTGCACTCGAACTCACTGGTTAGTCATGTGGTCTTGATCAATAGGTCAATTTCCAAGTCGTCTATTTACATAAGACTTGATGAATAAACCGTTTATGAAATCATGCACAGAAAGGCTACAAACTAGACCTATCTCACACTGGACAAGCCATGCTGAAACAAACCGGGCCAAATTTCAGGTTAGGTTTTGTGTCCATTTCAAATCAAGTTGTTTATTAATGATTTAAGGTGTAAAAATTCAGATAAAGACAGATATGCTGTAAAACTAGAAAAAGTCCACTCCCGTTAGACACAGCAGGACAAGAAAACACTGTTTATGCATTAAATGAGacaaaacagtcattttaaCTCCGTTTGTAGCTCACCTTTTCTTTGGCATGATGGGGATAAAGTACAGTGCCTATTGCAAAATTGGATATTCAAATAATTCATTGTTTACTCAAAATTCATGCCTAAAACAtctcaaaacaaacagacaaacttgCAGTCACATGGCAGGTGCTCAGTGATCGGCCACAAAATTAAAACCACTGGCAggtaaaaaaatgaattaaaaaggtCGCCTGCTTGCAGTGCATTGGTACACTGGGTTTGTAACATCCACACATTCAAGTGGATGTTACTTTAACACGTAAACATCATTTCAGACCAAGCACACCCTACCAAATAACAATGACAGTCCCTCAAGCAGCACAATGCACACTACTCTGGAAAGGCTTGAGGAACAATAGAAAACCCAAGGTGTTGACTTGGGCTCAAAACTTAAAGCTAAATACATCACCTACAGCATGTGTTGAAACAAGCCTAAATCAGGAGAAGCTCCACCTTAAAAGGACTTGGAAGCCGCTGCCAGACTCTGTGGACAAACTAGCTCTGGATAGAGCTGGTTTTAATATTGAGGCCGATTATTGTAGTCTCATTTGAcagtttattaggtacatcttCTTAAAACAGGTACAGAATTAACCTTTAAGACATTTTCAATGGTTAACCATCATTTTAAAGGATGTAGTTTGATCTTAAACAATTAGTTCTGACAGTACTCTCTGCACTCACTTtccaaacaaaaaccaaaaacatgcaCTTGCACAAACTTTTCAATGCTAATGTCTTTGAGTTTTGCACGAAAAAGgggaaaatgatttaaaagaaactGATTAGTGAATATTGAGTCGTTGACAAAATACTAGAAACATgtttaagaaaagaaacacgTATAAAATAGTATAAATAAATCAGTTCCAAACTGTCAAATGAGTGTTAACTACTTTAATTATCACCAGAATGCAAAATCCAGTGCATGCGTTAAAGTATTAGTTGAAAAGTAGCCTCAACATCGACACTCACCTTGTTAACTAGAATACAAAGCTAATGTGCAACAGAGAAACAAGAGAGCCTCTTAAATTCAATGTAATATTTAtgatttaatattaaaaacctTTGTGATAAAGCTATAGAAGTGCTAACTAAAAGGGGGGAATCCCAAAAGAAAAGTACAATTCATGAGCAACAGAAGTCTCTAACTGTGATGTATTTCTAATTAAAGTAGCAGCAACGACAGTAAATATCACTGATGGCTTACGCCGGTTGCTTGCACTCCCTAACATTAGCCAAAGTTTCTAACTGTACCACCAACTTGTAGTTCAGCTGACCACGTGGCGTTAATAAAACTTTAATTTCCGAATAAGCTGCAGAGTTAACAATcatgttacttttaaaaaaaatgttccagatgtgaaaaaacacaactttaatGTACTTACTGTTGGTTTAATTCGACGTTTTATGACTAAGAAGAAGTCCTTTAGCGTGCCGCCTCGGCTGTAATCCGACGGTAGAAGAGGACTCGCATTAACAGGCACCCTCTATTCTTCAGTGGCGGAGGGGGGAGGACGTTAGCGTTTTAACGACTTTAACGATATTTTAAACGCTTCTCTaacttttatataaaaataacataACTCAAAAACAATGAATGAAACACGCTGCAAGTTTACTAATTCTCACAATAAAGGGAATTGACTTTTTAGCTAACATTAAAGCACAAAATTGGTAGAATCCATTTTGGCTCAAAGACTTCATTACCCATGAACCTCCAGGAACTGCACAGCAGAATACGGTAGCTGTCAGTTGTCTCAGTTTACTGATGTTTTGGCAGGCTGTGCCGCCTTCCTCAGCACATTATCTTTtatatttactttaaaaagGTATGCAGTTCTCCCCACCCCTCCcctatttataaataaataaataaataaaagcaaaaataactaaaattaATTACCCAAATATATTTTCTTGACCTTCTCCCTCACCtagaaaatatataatatacaacAGTTTAGacttacattattattatcattattattattattcttgagATCAATGCTGGGTcgcattgtatttttttttttttttttttttttttaccgagCTTTATTTAATATATTCTACTTTTTAAGCTACTGTGTTATAGATTGTGTCTAATTTTTGGTTGGTAAACAAAGGGATTTCCCAACGTTTGCTGTAAATAAATTATATCTTATGTTACCTTACATTATtattgtgaatgtgtgcatTAGCATCAAGATTATTCATTGTTTTAGAATATTATGAAAacttcttaaataaaataaaattgttcatTTAATTGTTATTCTTGTGGTTATTGTTGATGTTCAAAACACATAagttttatataatatataacaaGTACGGTGTGTTTTAAGCcataaatctttatttattgttttattttttgaggaacattaaaataattttacacTCCCTACAGGTGAGCTTTTCCACAGTTTGATTAAAAGAACTGAAGTTATAATACTGacttgaaataataataataataataataataataataataataataataaaccacTCCGTCTGGAGTAGGACTCAAGCTGATGAACTCAGTTGCTTTTTGGATCCTTAGTCCTCAGTTATCCTGGTGAACCAAAATGTCACTGTTGGAAGAGAATCAGCATTCAAGATGCTGTATATAGCTCAGGCTGATTAAATACAAATGAActctttcatgtgtttctgacCTTCATTCCTCTTTGATCTCAGGTGTTCCTGGATGCTGTCCAACAATATTACTTCGCTGACTGCCTAATATGTTCTTCTGTCATCAAACCTCCTCCTGTCCTAGTTTCGTGTTACTTCCAGTACTTGTGATGTCAGTTGACGATTTTTGCATTATTTATATTCCATATTCAAGCTGCACAGCAAGTGTCTGCTGGGGTCTGTTCCAGAACATACTGCTTCATACAGCTGGCCACAACATTAAATCCACTGACAAGTGAAATCAATGGCACTAACAAGTGTAAGTTAAGATCTGAGTGATTTTGACAAAGGTCTACTTGTGATGGCTATAACTGGGTCACATCTTCAAAACAGCAGGTTTACTGGACGTGTTCCCAGTGTGCAGCAGTTAGCATTTTCCAGAAGTGAGCAGCTGAAGCAGTGACAGGATCACGGACACCCGAGGCTCACTGATGTGTGCAGGGAAGGAAGGCTGGCTCGTGTCCCCATGCTGACTACACACGGTGCCTACAGTGAGCATGTGAGCATCACTGAGCGATGAAAGAAGCCGGTCTGATGAatcacattttgttttacaCGCCAAGCTGAGTAAGCATTGTTCACGAGGGGGAAGAAACAGCAGCTGGGCAAACGATATGGGAAGATGCAACACTTAAGAGGCAGCACGATGCTCTGCTGGTGCTCGTATGAATGTTACTTTGTCACAGACAATAACTTGATCAGCATTCCCCCACAGTAGTGGCCTCACTAATTAGGATAATGTCCTGTTCCACTGCAAACATTACTCAGGAATGGTTTGAACATCACAGAGAGTTCAAGGACTTACCCTCCAAATTCCCCAGATCACAGTAATGATTAAGCTTCTGTCGGATGTGACACAAGTTTTGTTCTTCGAGGCCCAATTTTGCTACTTACAGGACTTAAAGCTGCAGGAGGGAGAAAAACAATATGTGAATGTTAATTGAAAGTCAGTCCTCCTGCAGCTCTCCCCTCTGTTCTAAACCACACCAGCAGACAAGCACAGATTTCACTAATGCTGCTTAGCTTCACGCAGGATTCAAACTGTTGTGTTTAACTCATATACCATCTCACCTCACAGCTCACTAGTTCTGGCCTAAAAAAGGTTAATGTCTCCTTTTAGAAGCTGCATTTTTAAAGCCTGACAGCACAGCCTAGAGTGGATTCAGTGAACTTAAAAACAATATATTGAAAGGTTAACATTAACAAGATCTGCTGCTAACATCTTACTCCCTGAATCAAGGACAGCTTTATACTTCTTATGGAGTTCTTGCCATGATGGATTAGAACATTTTGGCAGCAAAAGAGGGACCTGTGCAATACAAAGCAGGAGTTTTGCACGATAAAGCAGATCTGTGTTTACTTATGAAGTTAATTTGGAGCCATCTGTTtgcaaaatcaaataaataaatctcttaTCTGCCATTTGTTCAtatatttaaacaaataaagatAAGATTGATTGTTTTGGTCAGAGGAGGATGTGACCTGGATGGTGGCAGTGGAAAAACTGATTTAAATGCTATTTTAAGCTCCAAACACGCGACTTGCATTCTTGAATTTCTTGAATTAGTGAATGTTAGTCTttaaatttgcaaaataaaatttCCTTTTGTTTGGATCCTAAAGTGGGAGACTGCTGCATATGGGTTTAAGATAAACaaatcccacacacacacctgcattaAAAAAGGGGACTGACTCCTCTGGTTATCAGATGCTCAGCTGCTTTATGGCATCCTTGCAACATAAAGATTGGCCTCCGCAGAATTGAAACGAGTGATCAAACAGGCGATGTCCAGCCTTGTTGAAATGCATTGTTTGAAAAACAAGTAATTATCCACCAGGCAGCACAAAAACCTTTTGTTGCCCAGTGTGTGAACAGGTAACGTGTTATAGGATCACCATTATGGGAAACCCGTGCCGAGGTGACGCCCTGATAACGTGTGACGTTTTTGCAGagacatttgtttttcagtttcacaCCTGGAGAAAGATGAGAACCTTCACGACGCCCCTCTATTGTTTGATAGGAGCTCTGGTTGCAGTGAAATGTTCGATAGATTAATCACTCGGTCGCTCTGAAAGCACTTCAAGGCTGAAACCTATATTCCTGTTCTTGGAAAGCTACTCTTTAGGGGAGGCTTTGGCTTTTTTAGCACTGCACTGCTCCACATTCACACCTGAAAACTGTATAGGGTGACCCCATTTGAAAACCACCTTGAGCGTTCCAGTATAGACTGCATTGTTTAAAGGCACAAATATGGTAACACTTGAGTTCAGTCAGTTAATTTCTCAAAATCATTCTGGGTACTTTAACAGCTGTTCTTTAATTGCAGCCACATTTTGCAGTCCTTTACAGTAAATTGATACATTCATACTCTGCCAAATTATATATGTCACTCTTTCTAAACAGAACATGATCATGTAATGCATCAGAACTAACCTTGCATTCATTTATATACTCTCATCAAAGGAATCAAATCATGGATGATAGTGAGACTCTCAGTACTCTGCGTATTAACTCGCTTTTGTTCAAAGCCTGTTTTGATGCAGTTTAAATTGATAAAACATATGTCTcgctttaaacaggaagaaagcagcGACAGAATGAGACTTAGTGTGGTTTACCACTTAGGGTGATAGTGTTGACCTGTTGTTGTGAGAGGGAGATGAGCATTATTTTCTGAAGGAACATCTTTATTGCACTTTTACTGTGCTTCTTTTTCCCCAACAAAGAACACCATAAATTCCTGCTCAGAGCAGCTCCGAGGCCAGATTTATCTTCCCACTTAGCCCCAGATTTACTATGTGGTCATTTCAAAACACAGCAAGCAACACAAGTGAAAACATTAACATACACTACCTTAGCAAATTGTCAGGTGAAAGCTAACACTACTGCTGCCCCATCCGGTTTCTTCATCCAAAAACTTTGTATTCaaaccagtgtgtgtgtcaacTTGGATTTTTTTTGCTCATCTTTAACTCTAATAATTAGGCCTGAAAATTTTCAGTCTCCTCTACTTTGGAAATTGATGACAGAGTTGtaatgaaaaacatatttttaataacTTTTATTCTAACAGGATTTTCGGGCAAAGATCATGTGAGTCATTTTTTGAGCATGGGGAACTTCCAGAGAGGAAACGGCAGGTAAATATGTTTGCAGCAGATTATTTCGCCAGAATTGTTAACAAACTTGACTTGAATCCctacttttgttttctttatgatTGGCAGTTGGTTTCCAGAAGGCCGTGCCAGAGGAGagtgggcaggcaggtgagtttGAAGGAGATAAAAGCAGCTCGGATTTGCAGAAAAATCCTTCCTCTGCAGATCAACAACATGAAAGTCTTGCAAGTGACTTGAGTCCAAGCTTGGTGTGAGAACAAGGTCAGGAAACAGAAGGTACACtcaataatggattggattgcatttatatagcgcttttctaggcacccaaagcgctttacaattccactattcattcactctcacattcacacacaggtggaggcaagctacagttgtagccacagctgccctggggcagactgacagaagcgaggctgccatatcgcaccatcggcccctctggccaacaccagtaggtggtagggtaaagtgtcttgcccaaggacacaacgaccaggacagagagagcagggggatcggaccggcaaccttccggttacagctgagcttcccaatcccctgagccacggtcgccccacTCAAGAACTACTCATGAGTTGAAATTCAAGTTACTGCTGCAAAGGTGACAACAACCAGGTGAAGAGTGAAGGATCTGgccacctgtccagggtgtaccccgcctcttgccccaagtgggacaggctccagcttgcctgtgaccctgaattggataaataGAGGAAAATGGCTGGATGGACGATAGACAGGTATGGTGGCTGGATTGAGGGCAGGACACCAAGGCCTGACTCTACTCCACATGACAGCAAAAGAGATAGCAGGAGATGAGAGAGACAGGAAGTGAAAGGTGCAGGCCTGCTGGGACCATGATCAACAGCGACTGTAACGCCAGATCAGAGAAGCAAGTAGAAACAGCTTAACAAGCTGATGGCTGTCTCTCACATCAGGCTAACTGTTAATTACTCATATTTAACAACTGTTGGCACACCTCTAGTAATTTCAGATATACTCAAATCAAACTGCTCATTGTTTAAAAAGATATTCAGCCCTCCAGCCTCAGGTAATAGCACAGTTATCACCATTTTCACAGCTTCCAGAAGCTCTGATACCAGAGACTTTCTAAATATGGGAACTATGACTCCCTGGCTCACAAGTCCAGAATCAGTAGAACCCTGTAGAGCTGTAACCTTAAAATGTAACACTGATGAGATGaaacaaatgttttattgtatttgatAGAATACAGGCAAAGttctggtttttatttttacttttgtttttgacattttgctTATTGCAAAGTACCTCTCTGTAAGGATGGGGAATGCCACAGCTCCAAAGACCACTTTACTGCGTTTGCCATTTAGATTTCACACAtcaaagagcagcagcagagaattTCTGCCAGCAGCCACCTGACAGCACTCATCAGGGACCACCCCAACCAGCTCCTTCTTTCAGACTCATGTACAATTTTTTATGCTTTGCTTCCAATGTGCTTCTAAAGTCTGTTGCACTTATCATTTAAAAAGCTACTGAGCGAGCGTGTCCAGTTTTAAGTCGTTAACCAACCTGTCAGCGGACATAAGCAGAGCACCAGTGTTTTctccaagaaaaacaaaaggagactaattcattttattttcaattcTCATGTATAGTCAGTAACATATTTGTCAAATTTCTGCTTTCTTGCATGAAGCAGCTTTACGTGAACACCCTCTGCGTAAATCAGTTTTGGTACAACTGGATTAACAATAAGTAAACTGGCTCTACAGTtttatatagctccaaatcaGAGTGCCCAAACCCCCATTTGTGTATACTACTCAACCGTAAAAACATAAGTGCAGTATTTTTGTGTTCCTTCTTCTGAAAAATGCTAAACCCAACCCTTACCATGAAAGCAATTTAGCAATATTTAGCAATATTTATTGCTATCCATCCATCAAATGCCCAAACAAGCTGAAATGGCATGGCACCTATGCTAATATAAGAATACGTACGGTTACATACTGCTTATTTTGATTAGAATGCGTCATCATTTTTGTGTGAGCATCACAATTGTTATTAAAATGTGTGACTAGTAAATTTCTAAATGCTTGACACTTGTACTCGCCCCTACACACAGGCGCCATCTAATAATGAACGTCGTTTAGTAGGTCATGATGTCTTCTGTTAATAATTAAATGATATGCCTATTAGCCTGTgtacaagcttttttttttttttttgacacatttagGCTGACTTTTGGCATCTTAGTAATAAAcatttacaaaatataaaaacgtGACTTGAAAATAGGCCATTGGCTGTTTCTTtgtcttgttct comes from the Oreochromis aureus strain Israel breed Guangdong linkage group 18, ZZ_aureus, whole genome shotgun sequence genome and includes:
- the LOC116315302 gene encoding uncharacterized protein LOC116315302 codes for the protein MPKKRQASKEMDQSGQNHQQSRAPQNAVPMGAFRQGSVPALERGIISGDNVQFGRLRRHTRLSQSESSGAEEEWLSSSVEASGSYGQSPVLQGLQAEAVWYNRNIHDQVESGGPLSSSPRSPNTRGFSLSHSRPNQSQQQGQGPSVTTVKASGTPHRQIGKGRNRTSSETEQGGKGSRGPHPRKRGISETESKPKRDKYDTSDME